In Rhodobacter sp. 24-YEA-8, the following are encoded in one genomic region:
- a CDS encoding aa3-type cytochrome c oxidase subunit IV — MADHQHGDHTHGSMDIRTQEKTFAGFIRVATWTVVVCVVVLVFLGLART, encoded by the coding sequence ATGGCCGATCATCAGCATGGCGATCACACGCATGGCAGCATGGATATCCGCACTCAGGAAAAAACCTTTGCCGGTTTCATCAGGGTCGCGACCTGGACTGTCGTTGTCTGCGTCGTGGTTCTCGTTTTCCTCGGCCTCGCCCGGACGTGA
- a CDS encoding DUF6173 family protein: MTEKTLTKAAAAGSTAAPAKRKMTAKAAAIVPGSPAAAAPKTTTRKAAAQKTPAESACERLVIYIRQFESQLDQSQEIAMGFTGSAAGVLRIEGLGWSAPDLLTFFGRDEDGIRTQMVQHVSQLSVLLRAVPKLAPEAPPVRIGFRLLQGWDGGESGDASVWPVAGD, encoded by the coding sequence ATGACCGAGAAAACCCTGACCAAAGCCGCCGCCGCTGGCAGCACCGCAGCCCCCGCGAAACGCAAAATGACGGCGAAGGCTGCGGCCATTGTTCCCGGCAGCCCTGCGGCAGCGGCACCGAAGACCACGACCAGGAAGGCAGCGGCGCAAAAGACCCCGGCCGAATCGGCCTGCGAGCGTCTGGTGATCTATATCCGCCAGTTCGAAAGCCAGCTCGATCAGAGCCAGGAGATCGCCATGGGCTTTACCGGCAGCGCTGCCGGGGTGCTCCGGATCGAGGGGCTGGGCTGGTCGGCCCCGGATCTGCTCACCTTCTTTGGCCGGGATGAAGATGGCATCCGCACCCAGATGGTGCAGCATGTCAGCCAGCTTTCGGTTTTGCTGCGCGCGGTGCCGAAGCTTGCCCCCGAAGCGCCGCCGGTCCGTATCGGCTTTCGGCTCTTGCAGGGATGGGATGGCGGCGAATCCGGGGATGCATCGGTCTGGCCGGTCGCGGGCGACTGA
- a CDS encoding MBL fold metallo-hydrolase, with protein MSEIRHPFPDAPAAGSATEVAPGVLWMRLSLPWALDHVNVYAIDEGDGWTLIDTGIRSRRALAAWQALLAGPLAGRPVKRLVVTHHHPDHIGMAGWFIEQGAALLITRTAWLYARMLFNTAEERPSPETVAFWKRAGMLPSDLERRMNERPFNSSDCMAPLPLGFTRISEGQTLRLGGRDWQIRIGHGHAPAHATLWTDGLVLGGDQLLPGISANIGVYPAEPEADPLGEWLESCTRLSAFAREDQLVLPGHKLPFTGLPFRLRQMVENHLSALDRLRDFLTVPNTAVGCFPMLFRRRIGESELGLALVEAVAHLNHLLHRGEITRSPGPDGAWLWQKT; from the coding sequence ATGAGTGAGATCCGCCACCCCTTCCCCGATGCACCCGCAGCCGGTTCCGCGACCGAGGTCGCACCGGGTGTTCTATGGATGCGGCTTTCGCTGCCCTGGGCGCTGGACCATGTGAATGTCTATGCGATCGACGAGGGCGATGGCTGGACGCTGATCGATACTGGCATCAGATCGCGCCGCGCCCTTGCGGCCTGGCAGGCTTTGTTGGCCGGGCCGCTGGCCGGCAGGCCGGTAAAGCGGCTGGTCGTCACCCATCATCACCCGGATCATATCGGTATGGCGGGCTGGTTCATCGAACAGGGCGCAGCCCTTCTGATCACCCGCACCGCCTGGCTTTATGCAAGGATGCTGTTTAACACAGCCGAAGAACGCCCCTCTCCCGAGACGGTCGCCTTCTGGAAACGCGCAGGCATGCTGCCCTCCGATCTGGAGCGGCGGATGAATGAGCGCCCGTTCAACTCGTCGGATTGTATGGCGCCGCTGCCTTTGGGCTTTACCCGGATCAGCGAGGGCCAGACCCTGCGGCTGGGCGGGCGCGACTGGCAGATCCGCATCGGTCATGGCCATGCCCCCGCGCATGCGACGCTCTGGACAGACGGCCTCGTTCTTGGCGGCGATCAGCTTTTGCCCGGGATCTCTGCCAATATCGGCGTTTATCCGGCGGAACCCGAGGCCGACCCACTTGGGGAATGGCTGGAAAGCTGCACCCGCCTCAGCGCTTTCGCGCGCGAGGATCAGCTGGTGCTGCCAGGCCATAAGCTCCCTTTCACCGGCCTGCCGTTCCGGCTGCGTCAGATGGTGGAAAACCACCTCTCGGCCCTGGACCGGCTGCGCGATTTCCTCACCGTGCCCAATACGGCAGTGGGTTGCTTCCCGATGCTCTTCCGCCGCAGGATCGGCGAAAGCGAGCTTGGCCTCGCGCTGGTCGAGGCGGTGGCGCATCTGAACCACCTGCTGCACCGGGGCGAGATCACCCGTTCCCCCGGCCCCGATGGGGCATGGCTCTGGCAAAAGACATGA
- a CDS encoding thermonuclease family protein, translating to MSGLILQLVFVTSVAAAPSISGAPQVSDGDTLRFGPVVVRLHGIDAPESGQSCASAGGGSWPCGLAATRRLEALIAGNTVTCEVLARDRYGRVVARCAAGGEDLGAAMVSDGLAWAYIAYSDAYLPQQTLAQAAGRGIWAAPSQPAWEFRAARWMAADQDTPLEGCPIKGNISKSGERIYHLPWSPAYARTVIREDQGERWFCDEAEARAAGWRPARGK from the coding sequence ATGTCCGGTCTCATTCTACAGCTTGTCTTCGTAACTTCTGTTGCCGCCGCGCCGTCGATCTCGGGCGCGCCCCAGGTCAGTGATGGGGATACGCTGCGGTTCGGACCGGTTGTGGTACGGCTTCATGGCATCGACGCCCCGGAATCCGGCCAAAGCTGTGCCAGTGCCGGTGGAGGCAGCTGGCCCTGCGGTCTGGCGGCGACGAGGCGGCTGGAGGCACTGATCGCCGGCAACACCGTGACCTGCGAGGTGCTGGCCCGCGACCGCTATGGAAGGGTGGTTGCGCGCTGCGCGGCCGGCGGCGAGGATCTCGGCGCTGCGATGGTCTCGGATGGCCTCGCCTGGGCCTATATCGCCTATTCCGATGCCTATCTGCCGCAGCAGACCCTTGCGCAGGCAGCCGGTCGCGGCATCTGGGCCGCACCGTCACAACCCGCCTGGGAGTTTCGCGCCGCGCGCTGGATGGCGGCTGATCAGGATACGCCGCTTGAGGGCTGCCCGATCAAGGGCAATATCTCGAAATCGGGCGAGCGGATCTACCACCTGCCCTGGTCACCGGCCTATGCAAGGACGGTGATCCGCGAAGATCAGGGCGAGCGCTGGTTCTGCGACGAGGCCGAGGCCCGGGCCGCAGGCTGGCGCCCGGCGCGCGGGAAATAG
- a CDS encoding type IIA DNA topoisomerase subunit B has product MAPNDSGDLLAAPNQQTYDASSIEVLEPLEAVRMRPGMYIGGIDERAYHHLAAEILDNSMDEAVAGHANRIEVELLADGSVSIRDNGRGIPVDPHPKFPDKSALEVILCTLHAGGKFNGDAYETSGGLNGVGSSVVNALSDHMRVEVARNKELYVQEFSRGKPRGPVAKIGPAPNRRGTTVIFHPDAEIFGHQTFRPARLMKMVRSKAYLYSGVEIRWKSAIPDGDMPLEATFHYPGGLGEYLAEQLQSDQTYAERPFAGKVSFREKFGVPGSVEWAINWTPMRDGFISSYTNTVPTPEGGTHEAGFWAATLKGIRAYGERVKNRKADQITREDMLTGGCALISVFIREPQFVGQTKDRLATEEAAKWVENAVRDHFDTWLASDPKSAGAILDFLVQRAEERLKRRAEKETQRKTATKRLRLPGKLVDCSASNRSGTELFLVEGDSAGGSGKGARDRKFQALLPLRGKVLNVLGAAASKLSDNAEIRDICEALGVGMKDRFRIDDLRYDKIIIMTDADVDGAHIASLLMTFFYEQMPQLILKGHLYLACPPLYRLTQGPKRLYVSNDAEKEEWLAKGLGGRGKIDVQRFKGLGEMDAKDLKDTTMNPATRKLIQVSINEEERESTKTLVNDLMGKKPELRFQFIQEKARFANTDELDI; this is encoded by the coding sequence ATGGCCCCGAATGATTCCGGCGATCTTCTCGCCGCGCCGAACCAGCAGACCTATGACGCCTCCTCGATTGAGGTTCTTGAACCGCTTGAAGCGGTGCGGATGCGGCCCGGCATGTATATCGGCGGCATTGACGAGCGCGCCTATCACCATCTTGCCGCCGAGATTCTCGACAATTCGATGGACGAGGCGGTCGCCGGCCACGCCAACCGGATCGAGGTCGAGCTGTTGGCCGATGGCTCGGTTTCGATCAGGGATAACGGGCGCGGGATTCCCGTCGACCCGCATCCGAAATTCCCCGACAAATCCGCGCTGGAGGTGATCCTCTGCACGCTGCATGCCGGCGGCAAGTTCAATGGCGACGCCTATGAAACCTCGGGCGGGCTGAACGGCGTTGGCTCGTCTGTGGTCAATGCACTGTCCGACCATATGCGGGTCGAGGTGGCGCGGAACAAAGAACTCTACGTCCAGGAATTCTCGCGTGGCAAGCCCCGGGGACCGGTCGCAAAAATTGGCCCGGCGCCGAACCGGCGCGGCACCACGGTGATCTTCCACCCCGATGCCGAGATTTTCGGCCATCAGACCTTCCGCCCGGCGCGGCTGATGAAGATGGTCCGTTCCAAAGCCTATCTTTATTCCGGCGTTGAGATCCGCTGGAAATCCGCGATTCCGGACGGCGATATGCCGCTGGAAGCGACCTTCCATTACCCCGGTGGCCTTGGTGAATATCTGGCAGAACAGCTGCAATCCGATCAGACCTATGCCGAGCGGCCTTTCGCGGGCAAAGTCAGCTTCAGGGAAAAGTTCGGCGTGCCCGGCTCGGTCGAATGGGCGATCAACTGGACGCCGATGCGCGACGGTTTCATCTCGTCCTACACCAACACGGTTCCGACCCCTGAGGGCGGCACCCATGAGGCCGGTTTCTGGGCCGCGACCCTGAAAGGCATCCGCGCATATGGCGAGCGGGTCAAGAACCGCAAAGCCGATCAGATCACCCGCGAGGATATGCTGACCGGCGGCTGCGCGCTGATCTCGGTCTTTATCCGGGAACCGCAATTTGTCGGCCAGACCAAGGACCGGCTGGCGACAGAAGAGGCGGCGAAATGGGTGGAAAACGCCGTCCGCGACCATTTCGACACCTGGCTGGCCAGTGATCCGAAATCTGCCGGCGCGATCCTTGATTTCCTGGTGCAGCGCGCTGAGGAACGGCTGAAGCGCCGCGCCGAAAAGGAAACGCAGCGCAAGACGGCGACCAAGCGACTACGCCTCCCGGGCAAGCTGGTCGATTGTTCTGCCTCGAACCGCTCCGGCACCGAACTGTTCCTCGTCGAGGGCGATTCCGCCGGCGGCAGCGGCAAGGGTGCGCGCGACCGCAAATTCCAGGCGCTGCTGCCCTTGCGCGGCAAGGTGCTCAATGTGCTGGGGGCTGCCGCGAGCAAACTCTCGGACAATGCCGAGATCCGCGACATTTGCGAAGCGCTTGGCGTTGGCATGAAAGATCGCTTCCGCATCGACGATCTGCGCTATGACAAGATCATCATCATGACCGACGCCGATGTGGATGGCGCCCATATCGCCTCGCTGCTGATGACATTCTTCTATGAACAGATGCCGCAGCTGATTCTGAAAGGGCATCTCTACCTCGCCTGCCCGCCGCTTTACCGCCTGACCCAGGGGCCGAAGCGGCTCTATGTCTCGAATGATGCCGAGAAAGAGGAATGGCTGGCCAAGGGTCTGGGCGGGCGCGGCAAGATCGATGTGCAGCGTTTCAAGGGGCTGGGCGAGATGGATGCCAAGGACCTCAAAGACACCACGATGAACCCGGCAACGCGCAAGCTGATCCAGGTCTCGATCAATGAGGAAGAGCGCGAATCGACGAAAACCCTGGTCAATGACCTGATGGGCAAAAAGCCGGAGCTGCGCTTTCAGTTCATTCAGGAAAAGGCCCGTTTCGCCAATACCGACGAGCTCGATATCTGA
- a CDS encoding LLM class flavin-dependent oxidoreductase, whose translation MKKIGFLSFGHWSTQQGSATRSAQDVLLQSIELAEAAEELGADGAYYRVHHFARQLSSPFPLLAAIGARTKKIEIGTGVIDMRYENPHYMIEDAGSADLISGGRLQLGISRGSPEQVIDGWRHFGYAPEEGETDQDLAREHALTFLSLLEGQGFAKPNPRPMFPNPPGLLRLEPHSEGLRNRIWWGAASDQTAIWAAQLGMNLQSSTLKWDETGEPFHVQQANQIRKYRAAWKEAGHKHTPRVSVSRSIFAITTAQDQMYFGQSRPDQDQVGVIDDQRAVFGRSYAAEPQKLIEELRQDEAIAEADTLLLTVPNTLGVEYNAHVIENILKHVAPALGWR comes from the coding sequence ATGAAGAAAATCGGTTTTCTGTCTTTCGGCCATTGGTCGACCCAGCAGGGTTCGGCCACCCGTTCGGCCCAGGATGTGCTGCTCCAGAGCATCGAACTGGCCGAAGCCGCCGAAGAGCTTGGTGCTGACGGCGCCTATTATCGGGTTCACCATTTCGCCCGCCAGCTGTCTTCGCCCTTCCCGCTTCTGGCCGCCATCGGCGCCCGCACGAAGAAGATCGAGATCGGCACCGGCGTCATCGATATGCGCTATGAGAACCCGCATTACATGATCGAGGATGCAGGGTCTGCCGATCTGATCTCCGGCGGCAGGCTGCAGCTGGGGATCTCGCGCGGCTCGCCCGAACAGGTGATCGATGGCTGGCGCCATTTCGGCTATGCGCCGGAAGAGGGCGAGACCGATCAGGATCTGGCCCGTGAACATGCACTGACCTTCCTGAGCCTCCTCGAAGGCCAGGGCTTCGCAAAGCCAAATCCACGCCCGATGTTCCCGAACCCGCCGGGCCTCTTGCGGCTGGAGCCGCATTCCGAAGGGCTGAGAAACCGCATCTGGTGGGGCGCAGCCTCGGATCAGACCGCGATCTGGGCGGCGCAACTGGGGATGAACCTGCAAAGCTCGACCCTGAAATGGGATGAGACCGGCGAGCCTTTCCATGTGCAGCAGGCTAACCAGATCCGCAAATACCGCGCGGCCTGGAAAGAAGCGGGTCATAAGCATACGCCCCGCGTCTCGGTCAGCCGCTCGATCTTCGCGATCACCACAGCGCAGGATCAGATGTATTTCGGGCAATCGCGCCCCGACCAGGACCAGGTCGGTGTGATCGACGATCAGCGCGCGGTCTTCGGCCGCTCTTACGCCGCCGAGCCGCAAAAGCTGATCGAGGAGCTGCGCCAGGACGAAGCCATCGCCGAGGCCGATACCCTGCTTCTGACGGTGCCGAACACGCTGGGCGTCGAGTACAACGCCCATGTGATCGAGAATATCCTGAAACATGTCGCCCCGGCGCTTGGCTGGCGCTGA
- a CDS encoding glutathione S-transferase family protein, protein MITLYGVYRSRASRPLWLLGEIGCDFTHVPVIQAYRLRDAKAEDAALNTASPDYLAVNPQGQIPAMEDDGLLLTESLAITLHIARRHGGGFGPADASEQSLMEQWALYAATSLEPPALEILLAVESGGDTLPETRAAIRVSAEKLRRPLNRLERHLSAHDWLVGDRFTAADINTAECLRYAQGYPALLAEYPHVSDWLARCQARPAFQAFWARREAEPA, encoded by the coding sequence ATGATCACCCTTTACGGCGTCTATCGTTCACGCGCCTCGCGCCCGCTCTGGCTCCTTGGCGAAATCGGCTGCGATTTCACCCATGTGCCGGTGATCCAGGCCTATCGTCTCAGGGATGCGAAGGCCGAAGACGCGGCGCTGAACACCGCCTCGCCCGATTATCTCGCCGTCAATCCGCAGGGCCAGATCCCCGCGATGGAGGATGACGGGCTTTTGCTGACCGAGTCGCTGGCGATCACCCTTCATATCGCGCGCCGCCATGGGGGCGGCTTTGGCCCGGCCGACGCATCCGAGCAATCGCTGATGGAGCAATGGGCGCTTTACGCGGCAACCTCACTGGAGCCGCCGGCGCTGGAGATCCTGCTCGCCGTCGAATCCGGTGGCGACACCCTGCCCGAAACCCGCGCCGCGATCCGGGTCAGCGCCGAGAAACTGCGCCGGCCGCTGAACCGGCTGGAACGGCACCTGAGCGCACATGACTGGCTGGTGGGCGACCGCTTTACCGCCGCCGATATCAATACTGCCGAATGCCTGCGCTATGCCCAGGGCTATCCCGCGCTTCTGGCGGAATACCCGCATGTGAGTGACTGGCTCGCCCGCTGCCAGGCCCGGCCGGCGTTCCAGGCCTTCTGGGCCAGGCGCGAGGCAGAGCCGGCCTGA
- the ppk2 gene encoding polyphosphate kinase 2, producing MSTDLHVSGNEKPSEPEAVPGDSPTPPVLPPETGDTLAPPRHFPAVTQDEIREAFESGRYPYGRLMGRVAYEREKAQLQAELLKVQIWAQETGQKFVLLMEGRDAAGKGGTIKRFMEHLNPRYARVVALTKPSDKEKGEWFFQRYIQHLPTAGEIVFFDRSWYNRAGVERVMGFCTPPEYLEFMREAPELERMLVRSGIRLYKYWFSVTRGEQFKRFRARETDPLKMWKLSPIDKASLDKWDDYTEAKEAMFFYTDTADAPWTIVKSNDKKRARLNCMKHFLASLDYPGKDHALVMQPDPLIIGSAAQVLRGAAHIPGSTTHPAVRHG from the coding sequence ATGAGCACAGATTTGCATGTCAGCGGCAACGAAAAACCGTCTGAGCCAGAAGCCGTCCCGGGAGATAGCCCGACCCCGCCGGTGCTGCCGCCTGAGACCGGCGACACTCTCGCGCCGCCGCGCCATTTTCCTGCAGTGACCCAGGACGAGATTCGTGAGGCCTTCGAAAGCGGGCGCTACCCCTATGGACGCCTGATGGGGCGCGTCGCCTATGAGCGGGAAAAGGCGCAGCTTCAGGCCGAGCTTTTGAAGGTACAGATCTGGGCGCAGGAAACCGGGCAGAAATTCGTCCTTCTGATGGAAGGGCGCGATGCGGCTGGCAAGGGCGGTACCATCAAGCGGTTCATGGAACACCTGAATCCGCGATATGCGCGTGTGGTGGCGCTGACCAAACCCTCGGACAAGGAAAAAGGCGAATGGTTCTTTCAGCGTTACATCCAGCATCTGCCCACCGCCGGCGAGATCGTCTTCTTTGACCGGTCCTGGTACAACCGGGCCGGGGTCGAGCGGGTGATGGGCTTCTGCACCCCGCCGGAATATCTCGAATTCATGCGCGAGGCGCCGGAGCTGGAACGGATGCTGGTTCGTTCGGGCATCCGGCTTTACAAATACTGGTTCTCGGTCACCAGGGGCGAACAGTTCAAACGCTTCAGGGCGCGCGAGACCGATCCTCTGAAAATGTGGAAGCTCTCGCCCATCGACAAGGCGAGCCTCGACAAATGGGATGACTACACCGAGGCCAAAGAGGCGATGTTCTTCTACACCGATACCGCCGATGCGCCCTGGACCATTGTGAAGTCGAATGACAAGAAACGCGCCCGGCTGAATTGCATGAAGCATTTCCTCGCCTCGCTGGACTATCCCGGCAAGGATCATGCGCTGGTGATGCAGCCTGATCCGCTGATCATCGGCTCGGCGGCGCAGGTTTTGCGGGGGGCGGCGCACATCCCGGGCAGCACCACACATCCGGCTGTGCGGCATGGCTGA
- a CDS encoding MATE family efflux transporter, translated as MDNLSQPARPFTFARHLRETLRLGLPLAGSSIAQFSLHVVNTAMVGWYGVVQQGALVIAASSFFILFVVGSGFARAVMPLAASARARGDDTELRRAARMGLWLSIGFGLLVYPIFWFAGPIMLALGQKPEVAAEAQYYLRIAGIGMVPTLGVAVLQAWLAALGRTQIVLWVTVAAVVVNIIVNWFLIFGNDGAPEMGVGGAGVATLVVQVFSLLGLGLYAGLLPALRQFQLFRRFWRIDVAALREVWRLGLPIGLTGLAESGLFQASALMMGWIGTRQLAAHGIALEITALAFMCHVGLSNAATIRVAEASGRADPAGIRLASGAALLISFLVAVVVIIVFLSVPELLVRQFLDLEKPGSDFVLQFGMTLLALAALFQLADAMQVMALGLLRGIQDTAVPMWLATMSYWVIGIPVSYVLAFPLGFGGVGLWSGLVIGLVGAAVSLMIRFWLLAPKPGMAGKAAL; from the coding sequence ATGGATAATTTGTCGCAGCCCGCCCGTCCGTTCACATTCGCCAGGCATCTGCGTGAGACGCTGCGGCTTGGTCTGCCGCTGGCGGGGTCCTCCATCGCGCAATTCTCGCTGCATGTGGTCAATACCGCTATGGTCGGCTGGTATGGCGTGGTGCAGCAGGGCGCGCTGGTGATCGCGGCGTCGAGCTTTTTCATTCTCTTCGTCGTGGGCTCGGGTTTTGCACGCGCGGTGATGCCGCTGGCCGCGAGCGCAAGGGCGCGTGGCGATGATACGGAGCTCCGGCGTGCGGCTCGGATGGGGCTCTGGTTGTCCATCGGCTTTGGCCTGCTCGTGTACCCGATATTCTGGTTTGCCGGGCCGATCATGCTGGCACTTGGACAAAAGCCCGAAGTGGCGGCCGAGGCGCAGTACTACCTGCGCATCGCCGGTATTGGCATGGTGCCGACGCTTGGCGTGGCAGTATTGCAGGCCTGGCTCGCGGCGCTCGGGCGGACGCAGATCGTGCTCTGGGTCACGGTGGCGGCAGTGGTGGTCAATATCATCGTCAACTGGTTCCTGATCTTCGGCAATGACGGCGCGCCCGAGATGGGGGTCGGGGGCGCAGGCGTGGCAACGCTCGTGGTGCAGGTCTTTTCGCTGCTGGGGCTGGGGCTTTATGCCGGGCTGTTGCCAGCGCTGCGGCAGTTTCAGCTCTTCCGCCGGTTCTGGCGCATCGACGTGGCGGCGCTGCGCGAGGTCTGGCGGCTGGGCCTGCCGATCGGGCTGACCGGGCTTGCGGAAAGCGGGCTCTTCCAGGCCAGCGCGCTCATGATGGGTTGGATCGGCACCCGTCAGCTGGCCGCGCATGGTATTGCACTGGAAATCACGGCGCTGGCCTTCATGTGCCATGTCGGCCTGTCGAATGCCGCAACGATCCGGGTGGCCGAGGCCTCGGGGCGCGCGGATCCGGCGGGGATACGGCTGGCCTCCGGCGCGGCGCTGCTGATCTCTTTCCTCGTCGCGGTTGTGGTGATCATCGTCTTTCTGAGCGTTCCGGAATTGCTGGTGCGGCAGTTCCTCGACCTCGAGAAACCGGGGTCTGATTTTGTGCTGCAATTCGGGATGACGCTGCTGGCGCTGGCGGCCTTGTTCCAGCTCGCAGATGCGATGCAGGTGATGGCGCTTGGCCTGTTGCGCGGTATTCAGGATACGGCAGTGCCGATGTGGCTCGCCACCATGAGTTACTGGGTGATCGGTATTCCGGTCAGCTATGTGCTGGCTTTCCCGCTGGGCTTTGGCGGGGTAGGCCTCTGGTCGGGGCTGGTGATCGGCCTGGTCGGGGCGGCGGTGAGCCTGATGATCCGCTTCTGGCTGCTAGCGCCAAAGCCGGGCATGGCTGGCAAAGCGGCCCTGTAA
- a CDS encoding capsular polysaccharide biosynthesis protein — MAVERDPKPEAAVVIPRRLFHQNLSFLRDRRLKRILALAGHELRFGLPKPGDGVVVWGASPTAWRGEKVAAKRGVRLVRLEDAFLRSIRPGRMGEPGLGLLIDAEGIHFDPSDISLTERILSTDPLDNSNILSRAKVGIDRLRALELSKYNLHDISLPSPPPGYVLVVDQTVNDASLQASGADRGSFEEMLETARRDWPHLPILIRAHPETAKGLRPGHFGPEHLRDPEGPGISFSDPAIPPYALLEGAVAVYTVSSQLGFEAILAGHRPRVWGLPFYAGWGLTEDRTPPSRRKRKLTRAQLFAGVMIIAPRWYDPCRDRLCSFEEVVDQLEAELRAFRQDRHGHMAMGMRMWKRGRLQAFFGREKPLRFIDGAAQAKGQSLLVWAGKAPAILPSGTLRVEDGFLRSRGLGAELVPPLSLVADDLGIYYDPAHPSRLEELIKAPLPPGGHARATRLIERLRAANLTKYNIEGAIPALPDRETDQRSRILVPGQVENDASILSGAGAIRTNLDLLKVTRAANPDALILYKPHPDVEAGLRPGMIPADQTAPLADLVLTHASMAAALNEVDEVWTMTSLTGFEALIRGKAVTTFGAPFYAGWGLTRDLGDIPERRLRRPDGALLPRPDLAQLVHASLIAYPRYWDPVSRRPCPVEVALDRLASGTIPHPGLINRLIAKLQGRFASHARLWR, encoded by the coding sequence TTGGCCGTCGAACGCGATCCGAAACCAGAGGCCGCCGTGGTGATCCCACGGCGGCTTTTCCATCAGAACCTGTCCTTCCTGCGCGACCGCCGGCTGAAGCGGATCCTCGCCCTCGCCGGGCATGAACTGCGCTTCGGCCTGCCGAAACCGGGCGACGGCGTCGTGGTCTGGGGGGCCAGCCCCACCGCCTGGCGCGGCGAGAAAGTGGCGGCAAAACGCGGTGTGCGGCTGGTGCGGCTGGAGGATGCGTTTCTGCGCTCGATCCGGCCGGGGCGGATGGGCGAGCCCGGGCTCGGCCTGCTGATCGATGCAGAAGGCATCCATTTCGACCCGTCGGATATCTCGCTGACCGAGCGGATTCTCTCAACCGATCCCTTAGATAATTCGAACATTCTGAGCCGCGCAAAGGTCGGAATCGACCGTCTTCGCGCGCTTGAATTGTCCAAATACAATCTGCACGACATTTCCCTGCCGTCACCACCGCCGGGCTATGTGCTGGTGGTTGATCAGACGGTGAACGATGCCTCGCTGCAGGCTTCGGGTGCGGATCGGGGGTCTTTCGAGGAAATGCTCGAAACCGCGCGCCGCGACTGGCCACATCTGCCCATCCTGATCCGCGCGCATCCTGAAACTGCGAAAGGGCTGCGCCCCGGTCATTTCGGGCCCGAGCATCTGCGCGACCCGGAGGGGCCGGGGATCAGCTTTTCCGATCCCGCGATCCCGCCCTACGCGTTGCTTGAAGGTGCGGTGGCGGTCTATACCGTGTCGTCGCAGCTTGGGTTTGAGGCGATCCTTGCCGGGCATCGCCCCCGCGTCTGGGGGCTGCCCTTCTATGCCGGCTGGGGGCTGACCGAAGACCGCACGCCGCCGTCCCGCCGTAAGCGCAAGCTGACACGGGCGCAGCTCTTTGCCGGCGTGATGATCATCGCGCCCCGCTGGTATGACCCCTGCCGCGACCGGCTTTGCAGCTTTGAAGAGGTGGTTGATCAGCTGGAGGCCGAGCTGCGCGCCTTTCGTCAGGATCGCCATGGCCATATGGCGATGGGGATGCGCATGTGGAAACGCGGGCGGTTGCAGGCGTTTTTCGGACGGGAAAAGCCGCTGCGCTTTATCGATGGGGCTGCGCAGGCGAAGGGGCAAAGCCTGCTGGTCTGGGCCGGGAAAGCGCCGGCTATCCTGCCATCGGGCACGCTGCGGGTTGAGGATGGGTTCCTGCGCTCACGCGGGCTAGGGGCCGAGCTGGTGCCGCCTTTGTCGCTGGTCGCCGATGACCTCGGGATCTATTACGACCCAGCGCATCCCTCGCGGCTGGAAGAGCTGATCAAGGCGCCTCTCCCCCCGGGCGGCCATGCCCGCGCGACGCGGCTGATCGAAAGGCTGCGCGCGGCCAATTTGACCAAATACAACATTGAAGGTGCCATTCCGGCGCTCCCCGACCGGGAGACCGACCAGAGATCCCGCATTCTGGTTCCGGGCCAGGTCGAAAATGACGCCTCGATCCTGAGCGGCGCCGGTGCCATCCGGACCAATCTCGACCTGCTGAAAGTCACCCGCGCAGCCAACCCGGACGCGCTGATCCTCTATAAGCCGCATCCCGATGTCGAGGCCGGTCTGCGCCCCGGGATGATCCCCGCCGATCAGACTGCACCGCTGGCCGATCTGGTCCTGACCCATGCCAGTATGGCGGCCGCGCTGAATGAGGTGGATGAGGTCTGGACCATGACTTCCCTCACCGGGTTCGAGGCCCTGATCCGGGGCAAGGCGGTCACGACCTTCGGTGCGCCTTTCTATGCCGGCTGGGGGCTGACCCGCGACCTGGGCGATATCCCGGAACGCCGCCTGCGTCGCCCCGATGGCGCGCTGCTTCCCCGGCCCGATCTGGCGCAGCTGGTCCATGCCAGCCTGATCGCCTATCCGCGCTACTGGGATCCGGTCTCGCGTCGCCCCTGCCCGGTTGAGGTCGCACTTGACCGGCTGGCCAGCGGCACCATCCCGCATCCCGGCCTCATCAACCGGCTGATCGCGAAATTACAGGGCCGCTTTGCCAGCCATGCCCGGCTTTGGCGCTAG